One region of Populus trichocarpa isolate Nisqually-1 chromosome 4, P.trichocarpa_v4.1, whole genome shotgun sequence genomic DNA includes:
- the LOC18098262 gene encoding uncharacterized protein LOC18098262 → MAIASLHNVSVLDSSFLRESQSEVVRRRGDDGRSTRTSSHLQIQQELEDEHVVSHVQGRVSDRLVQHQSDGSSTDLLRVDASDSHSNGQSGSSEGGSAGESEYGQWSPGPIGSENGQEDSSDLGEVGRERVRQIFREWMNSGARECASSISRRNNGSRAEWLGETEQERVRIIREWVQMNTQQRGACVDRREEQGSEVAGQIEQVLDGLAVNHNDGQAENTRRGIRRLCGRQALLDMLKKHERERQSELRGLSEHQVVTQFAHRNRIQSLLRGRFLRNDRIIEDERPASPAASELGLLRQRHTVSDLREGFFSRLDHSVYGQASSNVSDTSSNTDMNGNRSEQIEANNSQQVIDEFYVQTESNTEEIGSLGLLDGRADIEDNIIDETSGQNFTAHSVEGPRQVSDSDVGGRQQLANVAFVERRDGTREEASDHRWGGTNNESSQETVGSEAEEDMQLLSTTEVFSQQSEADRGDSVIPLLSNHLIDLEATANESVNWQESAAPLEQWQNQLLENEGQHSFEASLTSGEWGDGIQDNIDGHQHETAANEWSENEDREGASEVWHEDDGFQEAVHSWLTEPSDLEAAPVGRMDPFYFPDDDNVYSMELRELLSRRSVSTLLRSGFRESLDQLIRSYVERQSHAPLEWELQTAPTPASTEQDLEQQTVDQNESEGNIVQSPSLDLPSRPIRPAEQLWDQESRHYTWPQHDMHPRFGIEWDIVSDLRIDMARLQQRMNNMQRMLEACMDMQLELQRSIQQEVSAALNRSAGSPGICEDSAPEDRTKWDHVRKGICCICCDGSIDSLLYRCGHMCTCSKCANELVQSGEKCPMCRAPVIEVIRAYAVL, encoded by the exons ATGGCCATTGCTAGTCTACACAATGTTTCTGTGCTTGATTCTTCCTTCCTCAGGGAATCTCAATCAGAAGTAGTGAGAAGACGGGGTGATGATGGGAGAAGCACCCGGACATCGTCCCACCTGCAAATACAGCAGGAGCTTGAGGATGAGCATGTGGTGAGTCATGTCCAAGGGAGGGTTAGTGATAGATTGGTCCAACATCAGAGTGATGGATCGAGTACTGATCTATTGAGGGTGGATGCTTCTGACAGTCACAGTAATGGTCAAAGTGGTTCTTCGGAGGGTGGGAGTGCTGGGGAGAGTGAGTATGGACAATGGTCCCCTGGTCCAATTGGATCAGAGAATGGACAAGAGGATTCTTCTGATCTAGGAGAGGTTGGAAGGGAGAGGGTAAGGCAGATTTTTCGGGAATGGATGAACAGTGGTGCAAGGGAATGCGCATCCAGTATTTCCCGAAGGAACAATGGTTCTAGAGCTGAATGGCTTGGTGAAACTGAGCAGGAAAGAGTAAGGATTATAAGGGAGTGGGTGCAAATGAACACCCAGCAAAGAGGTGCTTGTGTTGATCGTAGAGAAGAACAAGGTTCCGAAGTTGCTGGTCAAATTGAACAAGTTCTTGATGGATTGGCTGTTAACCACAATGATGGCCAAGCTGAGAATACTCGGAGGGGTATTCGTCGATTGTGTGGCAGACAAGCTTTGCTTGATATGCTTAAAAAGCATGAGAGAGAAAGGCAAAGTGAGCTGCGAGGTCTGTCGGAGCATCAGGTTGTAACACAATTCGCTCATCGAAACCGCATTCAG TCATTGCTTCGAGGTAGGTTCTTGCGAAATGACAGGATCATTGAAGATGAGAGGCCCGCATCCCCAGCAGCAAGTGAATTGGGTTTATTGAGGCAAAGACATACCGTTTCTGATCTGAG GGAAGGATTTTTCTCAAGATTGGACCATTCTGTTTATGGACAAGCAAGCAGCAATGTCTCTGATACCTCATCTAACACTGACATGAATGGTAATAGAAGTGAACAAATTGAAGCAAATAACTCACAACAGGTCATAGATGAATTTTATGTACAAACCGAGTCAAATACTGAGGAAATTGGTAGCCTTGGGTTGTTGGATGGTAGAGCTGATATAGAAGATAACATAATTGATGAAACAAGTGGGCAAAACTTTACTGCTCATTCAGTAGAGGGGCCAAGGCAAGTTTCAGACTCTGATGTGGGAGGCAGGCAACAGTTAGCCAACGTTGCATTTGTTGAAAGGAGGGATGGTACCAGAGAAGAGGCTAGTGACCACAGGTGGGGAGGTACTAATAACGAATCATCCCAAGAAACTGTGGGAAGTGAAGCTGAGGAAGACATGCAGCTTCTATCAACGACGGAAGTATTTTCTCAACAATCTGAGGCAGATAGGGGGGATAGTGTCATCCCCTTGTTATCCAATCATTTGATTGATTTGGAAGCCACTGCAAATGAAAGTGTAAATTGGCAAGAATCTGCTGCACCACTGGAACAGTGGCAGAACCAACTCCTGGAAAATGAAGGGCAGCACTCATTTGAAGCTAGTCTAACATCTGGAGAATGGGGAGATGGGATTCAAGATAACATTGATGGTCATCAACATGAAACTGCTGCTAATGAATGGTCGGAAAATGAAGATAGAGAAGGGGCCTCTGAAGTGTGGCATGAGGATGATGGTTTTCAAGAGGCTGTGCATAGTTGGCTAACAGAGCCTTCTGATCTGGAAGCTGCACCAGTTGGTAGGATGGATCCATTTTATTTTCCTGATGATGATAATGTATACAGCATGGAGCTCAGGGAACTCTTGAGCAG GAGAAGCGTCTCTACACTTCTTCGCAGTGGTTTCCGTGAGAGTCTTGACCAATTGATACGTTCATATGTTGAAAGGCAAAGCCATGCTCCCCTTGAATGGGAACTGCAAACAGCACCTACTCCTGCATCAACAGAACAAGATCTGGAGCAGCAGACTGTGGATCAGAATGAGAGTGAGGGGAATATTGTTCAAAGTCCTTCGCTTGATCTACCTTCCCGGCCTATACGCCCTGCTGAGCAGCTCTGGGATCAAGAGTCACGCCATTATACTTGGCCACAGCATGACATGCATCCACGCTTTGGAATC GAATGGGACATTGTTAGTGATCTAAGGATTGACATGGCTAGACTACAACAAAGAATGAATAACATGCAGAGGATGCTGGAAGCCTGCATGGACATGCAACTTGAGCTGCAACGGTCAATACAACAAGAAGTTTCAGCTGCTTTGAATCGCTCTGCCGGTTCACCAG GGATTTGTGAGGACAGTGCTCCTGAGGATAGAACTAAATGGGATCATGTGAGGAAAGGGATTTGCTGTATATGTTGTGATGGAAGTATTGATTCCCTACTGTACAG GTGTGGGCACATGTGCACATGCTCTAAATGTGCTAATGAGTTGGTCCAAAGTGGGGAGAAGTGTCCAATGTGTAGAGCACCTGTAATTGAGGTTATCCGTGCCTACGCTGTCTTATAA